Genomic segment of Dromiciops gliroides isolate mDroGli1 chromosome 3, mDroGli1.pri, whole genome shotgun sequence:
aagtcggggggggggggggttggactagaagatctctaGGATTCTTTTCAACTCAAAGTCATATAAACCCATAAAGATGCTCAACAAATGTAAAGTGAATCTCCactgatgccttttgtctttctaGACTAATATTTGGAATAACTCACTTTTCATATGCTGGAATAAGGCAGGCCAGGCCAATGGCTCCAGAACAGTTCATTAGTTTCCAGTAGCAAAAACTCAACCCAGCTGATAAGCTGGGTACCATCACTGGAGCAAAAATGCCCTGTTTCCTGAAACCTGAACTTAATGTGGTCAATAGCATAAATAATTCAGAGGCAAAGGTAGATTTGGAGAGGGCCCCAGGTTTGGTGCATGCTAGACTGTAGCCAGGGAGGGCAGGGAAAGCAGCCTTCCTAGGGAGGCTCAGTGGGCTAGATTCTCTTCTCGGCCTAATGGCCAATGAGTCAGGTCTGGCCACTAGCAGAATAccacacaggtcctcctgaaagcaAGCAAACCACACACTCACCATCCTTTGCAGGAGGCAGTTTATACTCCTTGCACAGATAGCATCAGGCTCACCCCAACAGGGAGGGCATCTCTCTAGATGGTCTACTAGGTTCTTACTGATATTTTGACTTCTTCTCCTGATCTCCATGTTCTTACCCCCAGGAGGTAAAAGAGGGGGGAATCTCTGGCATCatggcttcttcttttttttttttttgcttctgcttcATGCTTTATGAATTgacagaaccttttttttttaatcagtcacTTCTGGAAACACCACTCTcccatttccccccaaactgaACCCAGGAATGACCATATCTGACAATGTATCCAACATTCTGCCCAAAAGCAGGGAGGTATGTTAGTTGAAACAATCTTTCAACCCACAGTGTTTCTCTtccagcttgaaatatttttttttcctgtcctccTCCACCCCTTGATTCTTCCCTAAGGCCCAGGATCCTAAGGTACACTTAGTAGTAGCAAGAAGCTTGAAGTTCCCAAGCTGTAAGGCCTGTTTCCAGCCTAGACCAACATTCTGAAGTATAAGTGGAAGAGTCTTAGGAtggaaatcaggagacctgaattcaagtcctctacTGCTGCTGTTAGTTAccctgtgactttgggtaagtcatttcatttccttgGGTGAAGTAAAAGGGTGGGGGTGAACTAGATAGCAGATCTAAGATTGTGTCGTTATTATTTCTGCACAGCttgaggtttgttttgtttcctgtAAGGCCCAGTGAAATGTCTTTTGAAGTCTCAGTCTGGGCCCTACGCCCCTCAAATGTGCTCTGCTAAAATGTTTGGGTGTCTTCTCAGTCCGCTGTCTAAGGTTATTCACCTGGGGTAAGTGGGTAGATtacagagaatttttaaaaaacataataagcTCCCAAATATGGGATTTAGGGACCTTGGTTTTGGTCTAGGCCTCTGCCTCTGCCAATTATGGGGAGGACAAGGCAAGCCCTAGGGAGATATACAAGGGGAGGATTTACCAGGTAGGGCTATTGTGAGAGACGGTCTGTGTGTGAGTGAATGAGAAGGATATGAACCTGTGGGGTTTCCCAGTAAACCTGGCAGTGTGGGACAAGGGGAGGGCTGTTGGGGGAAAGGgctagggaggagagaaaggagctgGGGCTGGGGTAAGGGAGACCCAGGTACTGAGGTTTGGGGGCCAGGTCGAGGAGcacaagggggagggggaagggaatattgGAAGAATTTAGTCGAACTGAGGTGGTGCGTGGGAGGTGAAGACAGCTTTGGCAGCCCCACGAAGTGGGAACCcaggactcaggaagagagagccCAATGAGAGCAGAGGAGGGAATCGAGGTTCAGGGCTAGACAGTCCAAGACCTAGAGCCTAGCTGTCAGGAAGCGGGAGCAGTGGGGCAGCTTGGAGTCAGAGATGGTAGGTAGAGGATGTCGGGAGGGGAGAAAGTCCAAAGAGTGGGAGCCCAGAGCTGAATGAGGAGGTGTAGCTAGGAAAGGAGGGAcctggggtttggggggaggagagggtgtGACCCAGCCCCTGGAGGCCAGTGGGACCCCTCCCCCTGACACTGGACTGTGGAAGGGAAGCGAGCAAATGGAAGGGTTGAAGGCAGCGATGGCTGAAAGCTGAGCTAGGGCCCCAGGCTGAAAGGGTTGGGGGAGCTGCGCCCGCCCCCCGAGAGCACTGCTTGACTCGAAGCTGAGCACTCGGTGGGCGGAGGGGGAGCCGGGAGCGGGGGGCGGTGTCGgcgctgggggtggggggagctggcTGGGCGGCTGCGccggctcgggctcgggctccaTCCAGCTCCAGCTCCTGCTCCCTCTCTCTtgccgctgctgccgccgctgccgcGGGGCGGGAGGGGGCTCGGCCATTGTGGGAGCCGCTCCAGCCAAGGCAGGGTGCGCCTAGCCGGCTGCAGGTCTCCGGTTGCCCGCCACCCGCCACCCGCTGCCCGCTGCCCATTGCCCGCTGTCTGCTGTCAGTACCCGCTGCCGGCGCCTGCTGCCGGCTCCTCCTTCCCCGGTAAGCAAGAGAGCGGCGGCGCGCCACGCCAGGGGCTCGGGAGTGAACAGCAAGAGAGCGCTTTGCCAGGGGCAGGTGGCGGGAGCGTGTAGGCTCAACCGAGGGAAGGATCGTGGGGTCGCGGCCAGGCCCTAGGCTATGGGATCCCTAGAGATCTCAGGCTGGCCCAACGCCACAGGGGCGCGCGGGGTCCGGGATTGGGCGCGCCAGCACTGCCCCCGGTACCCTGGGGGCACAGGCTGCACTGTGACGCCGCTGCCCCTCGGGGCTTGCACCTGCGGCGCAGTGGGGCTCTCAGTGAGTGCCCGGCCGGGCTCAGGCCCAGGCCCAGGGTGGGTGTGTTCCGAAGGAAAACCGAGGCAAGAGATTGGGGAGTGGGgccggggtggggtgggatggggtgaggGGCCAAAGCTCTCTCCGGGGTTTGTGTGGGCAGGCTGGGGCGCTGGCTTCGCTTGAGGTCAGTCTCCCGAGGgcgaggggaggaggagaaactCGGAGATCCCCGCTACCTCTCCTGCTTGGGAGTGGATCGTTTGATCTCAGCGCGGCCCCATCGGGCAGCCTCCCGCCCCATTGACCTCCTTGGATGTGTTTCCTGCTCCCCCCGGCCCCTAGCTGGGGCGGGGGGGACGTGAGGGGAGGCGGCGCCTCAATGGGTGCTCTTTGTCATCCCAGTTCGCTGGGCGGACACGCGGGGCGGTCCCCCCCTTCCGTGGAGCGGAGCGGAGCCGAACGCGCGTGTCCCTGCCACAAAGCGTGGGGAGAAGAAATGGGGGAGGCTGCTGGGCGGGGAGAAAcccgggggtggggggcggggagcccGGGGATGAGCCCGAAGCCTGAGCCAAGGTGAGGCGCTTTTTCATAAAGGGGTCCGTTTCCGCAGCAGCCTGAATTTATGAGATGAAATGAGGAGAAGTGGAGCAGGGCTTTATGAAAGGAACCGGGGAGCAGTGAGATGAAACAGGTGTTTTATGAGGTCAGATGGGCATTTTCGAACGAAGGTGGGTAAATTGCAAAAGAAGTCCGCCTGCCCCAGTGACTGACAGCAGACCTCCCTGGTGGGAGGCAATGAGGAGACAAAGAGATggtttaggaggaaaaaaaaatcggGCATTTCTGAAAGGCATTTGGTGTGTTGGAGAGGAAGGAGGTATTTATTTATGAAATGAGGCAAATGTTCTCACATGTCCAAGGAATACCTGAGGGGTGTCTACATATCAGGGGCCTGAGCTACTGCCGCTCCTCCCCTTCAGGATTTCACagagctgggtttttttgttgtgtgtgggtttttttttttccttctctaggccCATTCTTTGCTGGGTGGGACTGAGAGGAAAGACTATATAtaatggaaggggaagagaaagaaaggagagctgTACGAGGGCCTAAGCTCCTCCTTGACCAAGGTATCCTGGGTGCACCCTCAGCTGATACTGTTTGGGCCAGTTCACCATTGGGAGGAGTATACAGCGGTTGTGACCTCTGCCTAGGCCTGGAGACTGGGCAGTGATGGAAATGAAGCCGGGAGCTCGGATGGATTGCCTGCTGTTGGTTCAGGGAGGCTCCGGCTGTCACCCCAGCTGCTCTGGCCAGCCTCCGTGCTGCCATGAGAGGCTTTGCTGCCCACCTACCCTCAAAGGCTCATCATCCAGGCTGGTCTACACTGGCAGGTGGTGGCTTCTTTTGTAGGCTTGGTCAATTTTGTGCCCATGACAGGTTGGcagcttggtgggggggggggtctgcctTAGACTGGGGAAGCAGGCTCAGCATGGGCAGTGCCAACGTTCCTCAGCCCACACTGTCTTCTGAGTGTGATTGCTGGCATCACTAAAGGACCACTGACTGAATTTGATTAGACTGCAATGGATTTGAATGGGATaggattggattgaattgattAGCAAGCATGGTTCAGAGAACCAAAAAATCCTAGTTTCTTGCCATTTTAGAGAGATCAATTCATATATAGTGAGTAGAACATTGGGCtgagagtgagaaagacctgggttcagatcctagctCTGATGCTTGGTAGcagtgtgaccatgagcaaatcacttaatttctctgagtctcagtttcctcatctataaaatgggaatgctaATACCACACCCTAAGGGGCtggttgtgaagatgaaatgaagaatgtcaagtgctttgcagaccttaaaaggCTAGTGCATGGAGGTCATTCCACCTAGTTCCACAtttaggatgtcagagctggcaaagaattgaaatatatatatgtatttatatttgtatttgtatatatgtatgtatatatacatatatttctctctctatagatacagtcatgttatacatatttccattttatgttgTAAacgaagaatcagagcaaaagggaaaaaccacaagcaagaaaacaataacaacaaataaaataaaaatattatattttgattcacattcagatttcatagttatttttctggacgcggagagcattttccatcatgtcttttggaattatcttggatcgttgtattgctgagaagagctaagtctctcacacatggtcatcacacaatgttgctgttactctgtacaacattctcctggttctgctcagttcactcagcatcaagaatttaaatatttcttcattcaatCCCTTTTTTCACAGACCAGAAAACTAAGGTCCAaagagtgatttgctcaggataaTATGGTGAACTACTGATAGAGACCCTTCTAGAATCAGATTTCTTAATCCATTCGCTATTCTCACCATAATTTACCCCTGGACTCAAATCACCCTGGAAGAATAAGACATAATTCAAAAGAAGTCTCCAGTCTTTCCTCATTATTATGCATCTGTCCCTGGGAGCCATAGCTAGTATGGGAGCCCATAACCCAGGACAAGAATAACGATTGTCCTTTTGGTGCTTAGGTCCCAGCCCTGCCCTGTCCTGCCTCAGATGGGTTAGGCTGAGAGACTTTAGGGAAAACTTGCCTGCAGTAAATGGGACGGCAGTTCCCCAGGGCTGGTAAACTGATCTGGCCTGAGAAAGGTCCCTTTGCCAATTTCCTGTGTAATCCATTCCCATAAAAGCTTGTGAATAAGAAGGCAGGTCTAGGAAGGGTCAGTTCTAGTTCCTCTGACCCATGTCTTCCCCTTGGATAGTGAAAATAATGATGGTAGCTTACATTTT
This window contains:
- the LOC122748121 gene encoding uncharacterized protein LOC122748121 gives rise to the protein MANESGAEHSVGGGGAGSGGRCRRWGWGELAGRLRRLGLGLHPAPAPAPSLLPLLPPLPRGGRGLGHCGSRSSQGRVRLAGCRSPVARHPPPAARCPLPAVCCQYPLPAPAAGSSFPDHHPRGLPNHLVSTTSCTMSSSDEETLSERSCRSERSCRSERSYRSERSGSLSPCPPGDTLPWNLPLHEQKKRKSQDSVLDPAERAVVRVAGKSSC